AGCGGTACCAGCGGAAAAGGTCCCGGGCGTAGGGGAGGTCGTGGTCGCGGCACAGCCGGCACAGCCGACGGGTGAGGTGGTAGTCGAAGGGCCCGGTCATGTCGCCCATGGGGATGGTGACGCCGTCCTCGATGCTCTGCTGGCCGGGGGCGCAGACGGCGTTGTCGACCGACACCATCTCGGCCACGTCGGCGTCGAGGCCGTGGCTCGCGCCCTGGCCGATCTCCTCGGCGATGGTCACGAGCAGGCTGGCCCTGTGGGGCAGCACCACGTCGCCCTCCACGATGGCCCGCACGGCGGCGAGGGCAGCGGCCACGCCGGCCTTGCCGTCGAGGTGGCGGCTGACGAGGAACCCGGCGTCGGTGAGCTCGGGGGTGGCGTCGAGGGCCACGAAGTCGCCGACCTGGATGCCGAGGCGGGCCAGGTCGTCCTCGTCGTTCGCCAGCTCGTCGACGCGGACCTCCACGTGCTCCCACCCGATCCCCTGGGTGTCGATCTCGTCGCCGAAGGCGTGGCCGCTGGCCTTGAGGGGCATGACGGTGCCGCTGTAGGTGCGGTCGGGGTCCTCGGCGAAGACCTTGACCCGCGCCCCCTCGGCGAAGCGGGCGCTGAAGGTGCCCACGGGGGCGAGCTCCAGGCGGCCGTTGGGCTTGAGGGCCCGGACCATGCACCCGATGGTGTCGGCGTGCACGACCAGCGCCCGGTCGACCGACTCGGACCGGCCCGGCAGCTCGGCCAGCAGCGACCCGCGCCGGGTGAGGCGGAAGGGCAGGCCCAGGTCGGTGAGCACGTCACCGACGTACTGCATCACCGCGTCGGTGCGGCCCGACGGGCTGGGGATGCGCAGCATCTGGAACAGGACCTCGAGGGACCACTCCATGTCGATGGGCAAGGTCCCCCCGGTGCCGGGGTCCATCTCGTCCTCGTGGGCGTCGATCATCAGTGGTCGGTGGCTCCTTCGGGGGTCCAGACGCGGGGGAGTCCCCGGTTGCCGGGGAAGAGGAAGTCGACGAACGCGGCCGCGGTGGGCTGGGGCTCGTGGTTGGCCAGCCCCGGGCGCTCGTTCGCCTCGATGAACACGTACTCGGGGGCCCGGACGTCGGGCACGAGCAGGTCGATGCCGGTCACGGGGATGTCGATGGCGCGGGCCGCGGTGGTGGCCACGGTCCGCAGGTCGGGGTGCACCTCGGCGGTCACGTCGTGGATGGTGCCACCGGTGTGGAGGTTGGCCGTGCGCCGCACCCGGAGCCGGACGCCCTCGGCCAGCACGTCGTCGAGGCCGTGGCCGGCCTCCTCGATGGTGGCGATGGTGACGTCGTCGATGGGGATGCTCGACTCGCCCCCGGTGGCGGCCTGGCGCCGACGGCTCTGGGCCTCCATCAGGTCGCGGATGGTGGCCTCGCCGGTGCCGACCACCTCGGCCGGGCGGCGCACCGCGGCGGCGACCACCTCGCCGTCGATGACCACGAGGCGGAGGTCGTCGCCCGGCGCCCGCTCCTCGATGAGGACGTCGGGGCAGTGCTCGCGGGCGCGGGCGCAGGCCCGGGCCAGCTCGTCGGGCCCGGAGATGCCGACGGTGATGCCGAGGCCCTGCTCCCCCCGGACCGGCTTCACCACGGCGTCGCCCACCTCCTCGAGGAAGGCGGCGTCGTCGTCGTCGAAGGTGGCCAGCCGGCCCTGCGGGACGGTGATGCCCGCCTCGGCCACGATGCGACGGGTGAGGCGCTTGTCGTCGCAGCGGCTCATGGCCACCGCGGTGGTGTACTCCGAGAGGGCCTCCCGGGTGACGACGGTGCGCCCGCCGTGGGTGAGGCGCAGCTCGCCGGCCTCGGCGTCGAGGACCTCGACGCGGATCCCCCGTCGGATGGCCTCGTCGGCGATGATCCGCGCGTAGGGGTTGAGGTCCTCGATGGTCTCGGTGGGCAGCGAGGTGAAGAGGGGCTCGTTGATGGCGTTCTTGCGCTTGACCCCGTAGACGGGGACGCGGGCGAAGCCGAGCTTCTCGTAGAGGGCGATGGCGGCGTCGTTGTCGTGGACGACCGAGAGGTCCATGTAGCTGCGGCCCCGCTCCCGGAAGACCTGGGCCAGGGCCCCGACGAGGGTGCGGCCCACGCCCGGGACCGAGCAGTCCGGGTCCACGGCCAGGCACCAGAGGCTGGAGCCGCGCTCGGGGTCGTGGAACAGGCGCTCGTGGTCGATGCCGGTGACGGTCCCCAGGATCTCCCCCGTGTCGGCCCGCACGGCGACGAGGTAGAGGACGTGGTCGGTCTCGGCGTGGTTGCGCCAGAGGACGTCGGGCGGAGCGGGCACCATGCCGCAGCGCACGTAGATGCGGTCCATGGCCTCGGCGTCGTCGGTGCCCTGGATGGGGCGGACCACGACGCCGGGGGCGACGGGGGGCTCGGCGTCGGTGGGGGTGAACCGCAGCCGGTAGGTGTAGCTGGGGTCGATGAAGAACTCGTGGGGGTGGCGGGCCACGAACACGTGGGGGTCGCGCAGGTAGAGGCAGATGTCGCGCCGGCCGTGGACCTCTTGGCGCAGCACGCTCGCCATCGTCCGCTGGTCGGCGAAGGTCTGCCCGAAGACCAGCTGGCCCCACCCGCAGTCGAGGACCACGTCCTGGTCCATCGTCTCCTGCAGGTGGGTGGGGGGCGTGTCCCACGGGGTGGTGGTGATGGCCTCGGCGTGGTCCCAGCCGTCGTCGGCGGGGCGGCGGGCCCGGCCCGGCAGCTCGTCGTCGGGGGGCCCGGCGCCGTGGCTCGTCCAGCCGCCGACGGCGTGGTCGACGCCGCCCTCGGGGTCGGGCGTGTGGCCGCTGGCCTTGGGGCGGTCCTCGTCGGGGGGGCTCACGGCGCCGCGCCCTCGCCGGCCGCCACGGACACGGCGGTCACGCCGCCGGCCCGGTCACGCCGTGGCGCTGGAGCCACAGCTCGAGCAGGCCGACCTGCCACAGCTCGTTGCCTCGGAGCGGGGTGAGCCGCCCGTTGGGGTCGGCCAGGAGGGCGTCGACCGCCTCGGTGCGGAAGAGGCCCCGCTCCCGGGCCTCGGGCGAGGTCACCGCGTCGCGCACCATCTCCAGGTAGGGCCCCTCGAGGTGGGTGAGGGCGGGCACCGGGAAGTAGCCCTTGGGCCGGTCGATGACCTCCGAGGGGATCACCCGGCGGGCGGCCTGCTTGAGGACGCCCTTGCCCTCGTGGGCGATCTTGAGCTCGGGGGGGCAGGTGGCGGCCAGCTCGACCAGCTCGT
Above is a window of Iamia majanohamensis DNA encoding:
- the ngg gene encoding N-acetylglutaminylglutamine synthetase; this translates as MPGRARRPADDGWDHAEAITTTPWDTPPTHLQETMDQDVVLDCGWGQLVFGQTFADQRTMASVLRQEVHGRRDICLYLRDPHVFVARHPHEFFIDPSYTYRLRFTPTDAEPPVAPGVVVRPIQGTDDAEAMDRIYVRCGMVPAPPDVLWRNHAETDHVLYLVAVRADTGEILGTVTGIDHERLFHDPERGSSLWCLAVDPDCSVPGVGRTLVGALAQVFRERGRSYMDLSVVHDNDAAIALYEKLGFARVPVYGVKRKNAINEPLFTSLPTETIEDLNPYARIIADEAIRRGIRVEVLDAEAGELRLTHGGRTVVTREALSEYTTAVAMSRCDDKRLTRRIVAEAGITVPQGRLATFDDDDAAFLEEVGDAVVKPVRGEQGLGITVGISGPDELARACARAREHCPDVLIEERAPGDDLRLVVIDGEVVAAAVRRPAEVVGTGEATIRDLMEAQSRRRQAATGGESSIPIDDVTIATIEEAGHGLDDVLAEGVRLRVRRTANLHTGGTIHDVTAEVHPDLRTVATTAARAIDIPVTGIDLLVPDVRAPEYVFIEANERPGLANHEPQPTAAAFVDFLFPGNRGLPRVWTPEGATDH
- a CDS encoding osmoprotectant NAGGN system M42 family peptidase, coding for MEWSLEVLFQMLRIPSPSGRTDAVMQYVGDVLTDLGLPFRLTRRGSLLAELPGRSESVDRALVVHADTIGCMVRALKPNGRLELAPVGTFSARFAEGARVKVFAEDPDRTYSGTVMPLKASGHAFGDEIDTQGIGWEHVEVRVDELANDEDDLARLGIQVGDFVALDATPELTDAGFLVSRHLDGKAGVAAALAAVRAIVEGDVVLPHRASLLVTIAEEIGQGASHGLDADVAEMVSVDNAVCAPGQQSIEDGVTIPMGDMTGPFDYHLTRRLCRLCRDHDLPYARDLFRWYRSDVAAALEAGAGTRAALVAFGLDGSHGWERTHVRSIEAVAQLLTLWLQTPLTFARWDAAPTGALADFPSGRQPAPTEQWGRLADE